The proteins below are encoded in one region of Vanessa tameamea isolate UH-Manoa-2023 chromosome Z, ilVanTame1 primary haplotype, whole genome shotgun sequence:
- the LOC113403236 gene encoding uncharacterized protein LOC113403236, giving the protein MSLKKLIKGVPPDVLPADGYLNRDEDALSPCQAACTTRFGQTLQIEQDEYLLRHPEVHAMLEVFISKMVQKNKRKGILKEAADHFLRPADELMREIEEINLQSTTEKKQMLWTQPPYNDIELKDDIRNIITSHYQPEPQKWPTPSLSTIDTESSSFLSDMTSDTTLATPEPIPTPEPTLSDTLLNLVSNTVDKAIFLRVDDEALNYDTAYIELSKAVENAMEIPVTEIKKDIVELFNNAYEKFDFNITEKERIVAAIAWEKRMRKKMKRTLRRLNNFKGYETPPSPKSDISSHESYKTPPPRPCVCHPQFKYNRYPKDRFGIYLPSEKIFSRRNVTVTPAVSESSDEEQNN; this is encoded by the exons ATGTCTCTTAAGAAGTTAATAAAAGGTGTGCCTCCGGATGTCTTGCCTGCCGATGGTTACTTGAATCGAGACGAAGATGCTTTATCTCCTTGTCAGGCGGCATGTACTACAAGATTTGGCCAGACTTTACAAATAGAACAGGATGAATACTTATTACGTCATCCTGAG gtaCACGCTATGCTTGAGGTATTCATTAGTAAAATGGTGCAAAAAAATAAGAGAAAAGGCATACTAAAAGAAGCTGCTGACCATTTTTTAAGACCAGCCGATGAACTCATGAGAGAAATAGAAGAGATCAATCTCCAGTCAACAACAGAGAAAAAGCag ATGTTGTGGACTCAGCCTCCTTACAATGATATTGAACTGAAAGATGATATAAGAAACATCATAACATCGCATTACCAACCGGAGCCTCAAAAATGGCCCACTCCTTCTCTATCGACCATTGACACAGAATCATCCTCTTTTCTTTCAGACATGACGTCAGATACCACGTTGGCAACACCGG aaCCGATACCAACACCAGAACCGACTTTATCAGACACTCTCTTGAATTTAGTCTCAAATACAGTTGATAAGGCAATATTTCTCCGTGTCGATGACGAAGCTCTGAACTATGATACTGCATATATAGAACTTTCGAAAGCAGTAGAAAATGCGATGGAAATAccagtaactgaaataaaaaaggatattGTAGAACTCTTTAATAATGCTTACGAGaagtttgattttaatatcaCGGAAAAGGAACGTATTG TTGCTGCTATCGCTTGGGAAAAAAGAATGAGAAAGAAAATGAAAAGAACTTTGAGGcgtctaaataattttaaag gttACGAGACGCCTCCAAGTCCTAAAAGCGACATCTCGTCCCATGAGAGTTACAAAACACCACCTCCTCGTCCTTGCGTGTGTCATCCGCAGTTTAAATATAACAGATATCCGAAG GATCGATTCGGCATATACTTACCAAGTGAAAAGATCTTTAGCAGACGAAACGTGACCGTTACACCGGCTGTATCGGAGTCAAGCGACGaggaacaaaataattaa